The sequence ATCCTCAGATTTCGCTCAAGGGGTCGCCGGGCGGCCACCGGGCGCCCCTATGGTCTCCGTCGACGGAGGCGGCCGCGCACTCACCGGAACGCCGACGGCACGCTCCCCGGCACCCGTCCGTGCCGGCGTTCCCCGGCGCGCCCGTGCTCCGTCCGCCCGCTTCCCCGTTCCGGAGAGGACCACCGTCCCATGCGCACCGGCCACCTCAAGTCCGTCGGCGTCTTCGCCGCCGCCGGCTCCCTGCTCGCCTTCGCCCCCGCCACCGCGACCGCCGCCACCCGAGCTCCCCAGCACTGCACGGTCAGTGTCGAGGGCGGCGACCTGCGCTGCTTCGACACCTACCGGCAGGCCATCGCCGCCGCCACGGGCGGTCTGGTCGCCGACGCTCCGCTGGACGTCGAGACCGCGATGGCCGACCCGTCGTTCGCCGACCGGATCGACCGGGCGGGCGAGGCGGTCGGCAACCGGGCGCGGGACGCACGGCCCGGAGCGGCGGCGGCCGCTGCCGCCGTCGTGCTGTCCACCGAGTACGAGCACGGCAACTTCGGTGGCGCCAGCCTGAGCGTCACCGGCCCCTCCGCCTGCGGCAGCGCCCGCTGGCAGCTGGCCCTGGGCGCCGACTGGAACGACCGGATCAGCTCCTACAAGACCTTCAACAACTGCCAGGTGCGGCACTGGGAGCACACCGACTTCTCCGGCGCCAACACCGGCTACCAGGTCGGCGACCAGGACTGGATCGGCGACCTCAACGACCGGGCCAGCTCGATCGACTTCACCTACGGCGAGTCGCCCACCGTCGCCCAGTTGCTGAAGGACTGCGGCAAGGCCACCGAGAGCTGCGACTTCCGGCCGACCGGGAACGCGAGCTACACGTACGGCGGCGCGCACGAGGTGGCCCGCGGCTACAACTGCTCCTCCACCCCGCAGACCAGGAAGATGACCTGGACCGAGCAGACCAGCGGGGAGAACACCGTCTCGACCGAGATCTCGGTGACGGCCGGATTCGACTTCCTGGAGAAGTTCGAGGTCACGTTCAAGGCCACCTACGGCCACAAGTGGGCCTGGGCGGACACCTTCGCCGAGGAGACCACGCTCCAGGTGCCGGCCGGGCAGGTCGGCTGGGTCGACCGCAACACCCACCTGCAGTCCGCCAGCGGCACCTACGAGCTGCACTACAAGTCGAAGCACTGGGGCCACTACGTCTGGTACGTCAAGAACTTCTCCGGCACCGGACCGGTCCCGCAGGAGGCCGGCGTGGTCACCTGGAACGCCCGCAAGATGACCACTGCCGAGAAGAACGCCCAGTGCAAGGGCCGCGCGGCCTTCGTCACCGTCACCCCCGGCACCGAGGGCGGGCCCGCCCCGGCCGCCACCGCGACCGCCGCTCGCCCGGCGGCCTCGGTCTCCAGCGGCCGCTGACCGCGGGGCACTTCCCCGGCCTCACCCGACCCGGCCCGATCCGCCCCACCCCCGCCCGGACGCCCCGGTCGGCGCGCACCCGGCGCGCCGGCCGGGGCGATCGCGGCGGACACGCCGGACACGCCGGACGCGGGCGCGGCGCCGGAGGCGGAGCCGGCCACAACGCCGACCACGACGCCGGGAAGGACGCCCGGGCAGCAGCTCCCGCCCGGGCACGGCGGGCCGTCCGCGCGCCAGGGCGCGTCCTGAGGTCCGCGGGTCGTCATGCCGGCGCCCTACCCCCCGGTCCAGGGCCGTCATACCCGGTCCACTCGAAAGTGTGCTCCACGAGTAACGCGCCCGAGGGCGGGTAGCGTCACCGGCCGTGGAGGACTCCCTGCCGATCCGACCGATCCGACCGATCCTGCCGATCCGATGGCCCGTCGACCCGGCGGACGCCGCGGACGCCCCGGGCCAGGACGGTCCGGTCTGGTACGCCGCCTACGGTTCGAACATGCACACCGAGCGGCTCGCCTGCTACCTGGGCGGCGGGCGACCGGCCGACGGCGCCCGGGAGTACCCCGGCTGCCGGGACGGCCGGCCGCCGCGGCGGTCGGTGCCCGTTCGACTGCCCGGAAGTCTCTACTTCGCCCTGGAGTCGCGGGTCTGGGGCGGCGGCATGGCGTTCTACGACCCGTACGGACCGGGCACCGCGCCCGCCCGCGCCCATCTGCTGACGGCGGGGCAGTTCAGCGACATCGCCGCCCAGGAGACCGGCGGCGGGCCGGGCACGGACCTCGACCTGGGCACCGTACTGCGGACCGGCCGCGACCAGCAGGGGCCCGGCCGCTACCGGACCCTGGTCTGCCTCGGCACCCTGGACGGCCTCCCGGTGCTGACCGTCACCGCCCCGTGGAGGCTCGCCGAGGCCGAACTGAACGCCCCGCGGGCCCGCTACCTGCGGGCCATCGCCGCCGGACTGACCGACGCGCACGGCTGGTCCGCACGCCGGGCGAGCGTCTACCTCACCACCCGGCCGGGCGCGGCCGGCCACTGGACCGTCGAGTCCCTGTACGCCGCGCTCGCCCCGCACACCGGAGGATCCGCCTCCGCGACGGGTTCCGGCCGCGATTGACATGACCATCCGTCATCATCGGGTGTGTATCCGCCAATTCGGTGGGCAAACGGCAGTTCGATGACGGATGATCGGCACGCGGGCCGCTCCGACCGGGCGGTTCCGGGCGAACGAACGGGGGCAGGGACGACATGGAGGCGATGCGGGTCTTCGCACTGGTGGCGGCGACGGTCACCACCGGACTGACCGCCGGACTGTTCTACACCTACGCCTGTTCGGTGACGCCCGGGCTCGGCAGCACCGGGGACTTCATGGTCGCCCAGGTGATGCAGCGGCTCAACGTGGCGATCCTCAACGGGTGGTTCCTGGTGGGATTCGTCGGCGCGCTGGTCTTCACGAGCGTGGCCGTCGTGCTGCACCTGCCGAGCGACGGCCGTCGGGTGCTTCCGGCGGCGGTCGGCGCGCTGGTCTGCTACACCGCCTCCCTGGTGGTGACCAGGATGGTGAACCTCCCGCTGAACCAGGCGCTGGCGGAGCAGGCCGGAGAGTTGGGTCCGGCCCGGGAGTCGGGCCCGACCGCCCGACCGGACCGCACCGGGCAGGCGGCGCGGATGTACGGGCCGTTCCGGGCCAGGTGGGTGCGGTGGAACGCGGCCCGGGCGCTGCTGTCCACGGCGGCCCTCGGCTTCCTCTGCTGGGCGCTGGTCCTGCACTGCCACCTGCGGCCGAGCTGAGAACCGGGCCGACGGCGTCGCGGCACGGCCCCGCACCCGCACCCGCACCCGCAACACCGACCACCGACCGGTCAGCCGGCGGCCAGCACCACCGTGGTCGGGACCGCGGCCGACCGCGCCGCGGGCGACGGCCCGGCCGGGGCGTCGCCCGCGGCCTCGCCCTCCGCTCCGCCCGGCAGGCCGACGGCCGCACCGCCCGCCTCGGCTTCCTCGCCCGCCTCGGCGGAGGCAGCCAGCCGGCGGTGCTCCTGCGGGGTCAGCCCGCGCACCCGCTTGAACGCGGTGCTGAGCGCGAACGCGTCGCCGTACCCGACCCGGCGGGCCACCGCCGCGACGGTGAGCCCAGGGTCGCGCAGCAGGTCCGCCGCCACCGCCAGCCGCCAGTTCGCCAGGTACGCCATCGGCGGCTCGCCGACCAGCGCGGTGAACCGCCGGGCCAGGCCCGCCCGGGAGACCCCGACCTCGGTGGCGAGCGCAGCCACCGTCCACGGCCGGGCCGGATCGTCGTGCAGCAGCCGCAGCGCCGGGCCCACCACCTCGTCCGCCTGGGCGCGCAGCCAGCCGGGCGCCGAACCGTCCGGGGCGGCGAGCCAGCTCCGCAGCACCCCGACCACCAGCAGGTCCAGCAGCCGGTCCAGCACCACCTCCTGCCCCGGCTCGGCACGGGTGACCTCGGTGGCGAGCAACCGGACCAGGGTGTCCTCGGTGGTGTCCGCCCCGGCGGGCCGCACCAGCAGTGTCGGCAGGTGGCCCAGCAGCCGGCGGCCGATCTCGTGCTCGGCCAGGTAGGTGCCGGACAGCATCACCGAGGGGCGGTCGTCGTCCGGCCGGGTCTCTCCCCAGGTCCGCACGCCGAGCGCCATCGAGGTGGCCACACTGGCGCCGTCCCGGGAGCAGATCTGCCCGGGGCCGATCAGGATGTCCGGCTCGCTCCGCGGGTGGTCGGCGACCGTGTAGGCCTCCGGCCCGCGCAGCAGGGCGAGGTCCCCCGGCCGCACCAGGACCGGATCCGCCCCGTCCGGGAGGATCCAGGCCTCACCGTCCAGCATGGTGATCAGCGACAGCGGTGCGCGGTCCTCGATCCGCAGGGCCCAGGGCGCGCTGAGGACGGAGCGCAGCAGGAACGCGCCGCGCGCCTTGGGGCCGTCGAGCAGCCCGGTCAGGGTGTCCATGAGGGGACAGCCTAGACGCGGCGGTGGTCCGGGTGCCGGTGACGTCGGTCGGACCGGGCACAGGTGACGGGCGGTCAGCGGCTCGCGGACGGTCCACCGGCCCGGGGCCGACCAACCCTCGGCGGCCGGGCCCGCGGCGGGAAGGCCCGCGGCGGGAAGGCCCACGGCCGCCGGGCCCACGGTGGGGAGGCCGACCGCCGACGGCCCCCCGTCAACGGGACCCCGGGCGGCGGTGCAGCAGCAGCGCGCGGGTGAGGGCGACGGCGGCGGCCGTGCAGAGCACCGTGCGGGCGATGTTGGCCGTGGTCCAGGTCGGCTCGAAGGCGGCGCGCACGGCGGCGAGGTCGGTGACGGCGGCCGGGTCGCCGGCCGCGGCGAGGCGGTCGTTGAGCGGGACGTTGACGGCGGAGGTGAGGACGAGCGCGGCGAGGTAGAGCAGGGAGGCCACCGCCGTCCACAGGGTGGCGGCGCGCTGCCCGGAGCGGTGCAGCAGCCAGGTGCCGACGGCCGGCAGGGCCAGGGCGCCGGCGAAGACCGCCCCGAAGACCGGATTGAGGATGGACGCGTTGATGTGCTGCATCGCGGTCACGAAGGTGCGGTCGTCGCCGGCGGCGAGGCCGGGCATGACGGCGACGTCGAAGGCGAAGAAGAGGCCGGCCATCAGGCCGGTCGCGGCGGTGGCGGCGGCCAGCACCGGTCCGACGGCGCGGGAGGCGGTGGTGGTCGCGGCGGCGAGGTCACGGACGGGGGCGGCACCGAGGGCGGCGGACATGGCGGGCTCCGGAGGATGTGGAGGGCGGTCGAGGGCACGGAGTGGCGGCGGGCGGTCCGGGGATCGCGGTGAACGGATCCCCGGACCGGGAGAGGCGGCAGGACTGGGCGGGGGGCAGGGCCGGGCGGGGCCGGAGGGTTCAGACGTTCCAGACACCGGTCGCCGCGGCGGCCCGCGCGTAGTCCGCGAAGTCCCTCGCCGGGCGGCCGAGCGCGCGCCGGACGCCGTCCGCCAGATGGGCGTTGCGTCCGTCCAGGACCATCGAGAAGAGGTCGGCGAACTCGCCGGGCAGGCCGACGGTGGCCAGCAACGCGCGGTACTCCTCCAGGGAGACGGCCGTGAACCGGATCTCGCGCCCGGTGGCCGCCGACAGTTCGGCGGCCACGTCCGCGAAGGAGAGCAGGCGCGGCCCGGTCAGCTCGTACACCTCGCCGTCGTGGCCGTCCTCGGTGAGCGCCGCCGCGGCGACCTCCGCGATGTCGTCGACGTCGACGAACGGCTCGACGGCGACCCCGGTCGGCAGCGCCAGTTCACCGGCGAGCACCGGCTCCAGGAAGAAGCTCTCGGAGAAGTTCTGGTCGAACCAGGCGCAGCGGACCACGGTCCAGCCGGTACCGGCCTCGGCGACCGCCGCCTCGGCCGCCTGCGCCGCCTCCTCGCCGCGTCCCGAGAGCAGGACCAGGCGGCCGACGCCCGCCTTGGCGGCCCGCCGGGCGAAGGCGCCGACGGTCTCCACCGCGCCGGGGAAGGCGAGGTCGGGGTAGTAGGCGAGGTAGGCGGCGCCGACGCCCTCCAGAGCGGCGTCCCAGGTGGTGTCGTCCTCCCAGTCGAACGGGATCGGTGCGGTGCGCGAGCCGATCCGGGCGGTGTGGCCGAGGGCGGTGAGGCGCTCGGCGACCCGTCGGCCGGTCTTGCCGGTCCCGCCGGTGACCAGGACGGTCCGGGCGGCGGTGGGAGTGGTGGTGGCGGCGGGCTGCTGGTTGCTGTTCGTGTTCTCGTTCATGGGCATCAGTCAACTCCGCGCGCCACCGCGCCGACATGGTCCTCGCGCTCAGCCGCATGTGTGCGCGTCTACGGCACCGCGGGGGCGTCCGGGCCGGACCTCCGCCGTGGGGCCGGACCGCGGCCGGCCGCCGCGGTCCGGCCCGGGTGGCTACGGCGTCCCGAGCGGCGGCCGCACGGCCGTCACCACCGTGGCGTCGAGGTCCTCGTCGTGGCCCAGGGCTGCGGTGAGCCCGGCCGCCGTGACCACCCCGAGGGCCGCTCCGGCCTGCTGGTCGCTGGTCTCGAACAGCAGCGCACCGCCCGGGGCCAGCCAGTGCGGGGCCTCGGCGGCGACCCGGCGCAGTACGTCGAGGCCGTCGGCGCCGCCGTCCAGGGCCGGCCGGGCCTCGTGCACCCGGGCCTCGGCCGGAAGGAACTCGATGTCGGCGGTGGGCACGTAGGGGACGTTGGCGAGCAGGACGTCCACCCGGCCGCGCAGGCGGGTCGGCAGGGC comes from Streptomyces sp. TLI_053 and encodes:
- a CDS encoding histone deacetylase, with the translated sequence MHTERLACYLGGGRPADGAREYPGCRDGRPPRRSVPVRLPGSLYFALESRVWGGGMAFYDPYGPGTAPARAHLLTAGQFSDIAAQETGGGPGTDLDLGTVLRTGRDQQGPGRYRTLVCLGTLDGLPVLTVTAPWRLAEAELNAPRARYLRAIAAGLTDAHGWSARRASVYLTTRPGAAGHWTVESLYAALAPHTGGSASATGSGRD
- a CDS encoding DUF1772 domain-containing protein, encoding MRVFALVAATVTTGLTAGLFYTYACSVTPGLGSTGDFMVAQVMQRLNVAILNGWFLVGFVGALVFTSVAVVLHLPSDGRRVLPAAVGALVCYTASLVVTRMVNLPLNQALAEQAGELGPARESGPTARPDRTGQAARMYGPFRARWVRWNAARALLSTAALGFLCWALVLHCHLRPS
- a CDS encoding AraC family transcriptional regulator, which codes for MDTLTGLLDGPKARGAFLLRSVLSAPWALRIEDRAPLSLITMLDGEAWILPDGADPVLVRPGDLALLRGPEAYTVADHPRSEPDILIGPGQICSRDGASVATSMALGVRTWGETRPDDDRPSVMLSGTYLAEHEIGRRLLGHLPTLLVRPAGADTTEDTLVRLLATEVTRAEPGQEVVLDRLLDLLVVGVLRSWLAAPDGSAPGWLRAQADEVVGPALRLLHDDPARPWTVAALATEVGVSRAGLARRFTALVGEPPMAYLANWRLAVAADLLRDPGLTVAAVARRVGYGDAFALSTAFKRVRGLTPQEHRRLAASAEAGEEAEAGGAAVGLPGGAEGEAAGDAPAGPSPAARSAAVPTTVVLAAG
- a CDS encoding anthrone oxygenase family protein, encoding MSAALGAAPVRDLAAATTTASRAVGPVLAAATAATGLMAGLFFAFDVAVMPGLAAGDDRTFVTAMQHINASILNPVFGAVFAGALALPAVGTWLLHRSGQRAATLWTAVASLLYLAALVLTSAVNVPLNDRLAAAGDPAAVTDLAAVRAAFEPTWTTANIARTVLCTAAAVALTRALLLHRRPGSR
- a CDS encoding NmrA family transcriptional regulator, producing the protein MNENTNSNQQPAATTTPTAARTVLVTGGTGKTGRRVAERLTALGHTARIGSRTAPIPFDWEDDTTWDAALEGVGAAYLAYYPDLAFPGAVETVGAFARRAAKAGVGRLVLLSGRGEEAAQAAEAAVAEAGTGWTVVRCAWFDQNFSESFFLEPVLAGELALPTGVAVEPFVDVDDIAEVAAAALTEDGHDGEVYELTGPRLLSFADVAAELSAATGREIRFTAVSLEEYRALLATVGLPGEFADLFSMVLDGRNAHLADGVRRALGRPARDFADYARAAAATGVWNV